GAGCAGGCGCTGATCGCCGAGCACGAACGCGTCGCGGGCGGCGTCGGGCGCGCGATGAGCATCGGCGTCGTCGACGAGCTCATCGACCCCGCCGACACCCGCCACCGCCTCGCCGACGCCCTCGCCACCACCCCGCCCGGACGCGGCGCGCACGGCAACATCCCGCTGTGACCAGGCCGATCCGAGCCGCCGCAGCAGACCCCTTCGCAGAGGAGACCCCGTGACCGATCTGGATCCCGGCAAGTGGTTGCGCCGCTACCACCCGGCACCCGGCGCCGAGGTGCGCCTGGTGTGCTTCCCGCACGCGGGCGGCTCGGCGAGCTTCTACCGACCGGTCGCGACCGCGCACTCCCCCGCCGCCGACGTCGTGGTGCTGCAGTACCCGGGCAGGCAGGACCGGCACCGGGAGCCGCTTATCACGAACATCGACGAGTACGCCGAGGCGATCACGGCGGTGCTGGCCGCCGAACCGGAGCTGCCGACGGTGTTCTTCGGCCACAGCATGGGCGCGCTGCTCGGCTTCGAGGTGGCGCACCGGCTGGAGCACGGCGCCGGCGCACCGCCGCGCGCGCTGGTCGCGTCCGGCCGCCGCGCGCCGGGCACCGCCCGCGACGAGCGGGTGCACCTGCTCGACGACGACGGGCTGCTAGCCGACGTGCGCACCCTCAACGGCGCCGCGGCGGCGCTGGAGGACGAGGAGATCGTGCGCATGTCGCTGCCCGCGATCCGCAACGACTACCGCGCGGTGGAGACCTACCCGCCGCGCCGGGACCGGGTGGTGGACTGCCCGATCGCCGTGCTCATCGGCGACGAGGACCCGAAGTCCACAGTGGACGAATCGCTGCGCTGGAAGGAGCACACCACCGGCGCGTTCCGCCTGCGCACCTTCCGCGGCGGCCACTTCTACCTGGTCCAGCAGGCCGCAGCCGTCAACGCCGAACTCACCGAGGAGCTCAGCACCCTGCACCGAACACCCTCGGCACACTGACCCGCGACCCGGCAGCCGGCCGCACGACCGTGATCAAACCGATGGGTCGCCCGGCCGAAACGATCCTTAGAACCGCCACTAGAAGGATCTTTTGATCTTGTCAGTGGCGGAGCCGCTGAGCAGTGACCAGCTTGAGCAAGTCGACCACCGGCGGGTTCTCAGCGGTTTCCTCGCGAGGACGGCTTTTTTCCTCGTGGCGGAGCCACTTGGAAAAAAGATCCCGCAGCGAGGAAACCGCTGAGGTTCCGCTGAACGACCACTTACGCAGGTCACTCCGAAAGGACCGTTCACCCCGCGTCAAGAGAGTCCGCGAGGTCGGCGAGGCCGGCTCGGCCTGCTACGCCGAGCTTGCGGTAGACCTTGGTGAGGTGCTTCTCGACCGCGCGGGAGCTGACGCCGAGTTCGGTGGCGATCTGCTGGTTGCCCAGGCCACCGGCCACCAGCTTCGCGATGCGCAGTTCCGCGCGGGTCAGCTCGGCCTGCGTGCCGGGGCCGTCGCCCGCGATCTCGTCCACCGAGCGCAACCTCGGCACCCCGCAGGACGCGGCCAGCTCGTCGCCCTCGTTGAGGTGCGCGGCGGCATCGAGGCGGTCCGAGCCGAGCAGCCTGCGCCCCAGCATCAGGTGCGCCTTGGCCAGTTCCAACGTGCACGCCGGTCCGCCGCCGCCCAGCACCTCGACGGCCCGCCGGAACAGCTCCGATCCCGCGTCGCCCTCGGTGACCGCGCCCCACACGCGCAACGCGCGCCCGACGCCGCTGGGGGCGCCCCAGGCCACCGCCCGCCGGTACTCCTCGGAGATCAGTTCGACGGCCGGTTCGGTGCGCTGCAAGCGGTGGTAGAGCAGCGCGGCCCAGCTCCGCCACGGCAGCAGGCACGGGTTGGTCCAGCCGAGCCGTTCCCGTTCGCGCCCGCACTCCAGCAGGTGCTCCAGCGCCGAACCGAAGTCCTGCAGGCTCACCGCCAGCGCGGCGTCGCGCAGTTCCCGCACCCACACCTGCACGGCCTGGTCCCAGTCCCGGTGCCGGGCCAGGACCCGAGCCGCCGCGCCGGTGTCCACCGCGTCGAGGACGACAGTCGCCAGCGTCTCGAAGCACCGCGACACCACCGAGACCAGCGCCGGGTCGCAGCGGCGCAGCGTGCTCTCCGCCAGCGCCACCGCCTCCGCGTACCGGCACGCCCGCACCAGCGCGGCGGCCCGCTCGGCGTCGATGATGAGGCGTTCGGCGGCGCGCTCGCCGCGGTCGCCCAGCGCGGCGGTCACCTCCGCCATCCACGCGTCGGCCTCGCCGACCTCGTCGGCCAGCGACAGTGCCCGCGCCGCGAGCGTCACCGTGCCGAACGCCTGGCGCGGTTCGGTTCCGCTCGCCAGCGCCCGGCGCGCCCACGGCAGCACCGCCTTCACGTCGGAACCGGTGAGGGTGGCCGCGTAGAGCAGCACCGCGGCGCGCTCCGGATCCACCTGGTCGTCGGGGTTCAAGGCGTCGAACCGTTCGCGGGTGTCGGCGCACCAGCTGGGGTCGCCGAACCGGGCCGCGCGCATCCGGGTGTCGATGGCCAGCGCCACCGCGGGTTCCAGCTCCTCGTGCGCGCGATACTCCTCGAAGGCCGCGTGCATCGACAGCGGCGCCACCGCCAGCAGCATCGGCGGCACCTCCGCCAGCGCCGCCGCGCGCTGCCCGGTGGAGGCGAACCGGGGCAGCGCCTGGGACAGGTGGCGCATCGCGGCGACCGGCGCGCTGGAGCGCTCCGCCTCCGCCAAGTCCGCCAGCAGCACCGAGCGCTCCGCGCCCGCCGTGGGGCAGGCCAGCAGCGCGCGCCGCAGGCAGCGGATCGCCGCGGGCACGTCGCCCCGGTCCAGCGCGCGCCGCCCGGCGGCGTGCAGCACGCCGGTGGCCCACTCGCCCTGCGAGGCGTCCGAGGCCAACAGGTGCTCGGCCACGACCTCCACCGGCCGCTGGTCGGTCTGCAGCAGCCGGGCCGCCCTGCGGTGCCACTCGCTGAGTTCCGCGGGCGTCAACCCGCCCTCCGCCACGTCGCTGATCACCGGGTGCGCGAAGCGGGGGCGCTGCGGGTCCGTGAGCACGCCCAGCGCGACGAGCGCGTCGATGGCGGCAGCGCACGCCTCCGGGGCGAGCTCGGCCAGTTCCGCGAGGCGTTCCGGTTCCGCGGCGTCGAGCAGCGCCACCGCGCGCGCGGTGGCCAGCACCGGTTCGGGCTGCGCGCGCAGCGCCGCCCTGGCCCGCTCCGCCACCACCGACGGCCGCAACGACCACACCGCGTCCACATCGGACTCGTCGGAGCGCTTGCCGCTGTCGCGCAGACCGCACGCGATGGCCTGCAGCAGCAGCGGCCTGCCGTGCGACATCCGGTGACAGGCGGCGACGAACCGGGCGTCGCCGGGCACGCCGAACACGTCCCGCA
This window of the Saccharopolyspora gloriosae genome carries:
- a CDS encoding alpha/beta fold hydrolase — protein: MTDLDPGKWLRRYHPAPGAEVRLVCFPHAGGSASFYRPVATAHSPAADVVVLQYPGRQDRHREPLITNIDEYAEAITAVLAAEPELPTVFFGHSMGALLGFEVAHRLEHGAGAPPRALVASGRRAPGTARDERVHLLDDDGLLADVRTLNGAAAALEDEEIVRMSLPAIRNDYRAVETYPPRRDRVVDCPIAVLIGDEDPKSTVDESLRWKEHTTGAFRLRTFRGGHFYLVQQAAAVNAELTEELSTLHRTPSAH
- a CDS encoding LuxR C-terminal-related transcriptional regulator, yielding MLRERENETTLLRASLERARHGDGGLLAFSGPFGIGRSALLAEAASTAREQGVRVLRAVATTPERDIPFGVLTQFSCCTTESEVGPDFTTMRNGLLTSSEPVLLLVDDLQCADVESLRWIDRLCRAVADSRVLVVVAHRDGQAATDPAVFARVLDRAAHRRALAPLSAEGAGAVVRDVFGVPGDARFVAACHRMSHGRPLLLQAIACGLRDSGKRSDESDVDAVWSLRPSVVAERARAALRAQPEPVLATARAVALLDAAEPERLAELAELAPEACAAAIDALVALGVLTDPQRPRFAHPVISDVAEGGLTPAELSEWHRRAARLLQTDQRPVEVVAEHLLASDASQGEWATGVLHAAGRRALDRGDVPAAIRCLRRALLACPTAGAERSVLLADLAEAERSSAPVAAMRHLSQALPRFASTGQRAAALAEVPPMLLAVAPLSMHAAFEEYRAHEELEPAVALAIDTRMRAARFGDPSWCADTRERFDALNPDDQVDPERAAVLLYAATLTGSDVKAVLPWARRALASGTEPRQAFGTVTLAARALSLADEVGEADAWMAEVTAALGDRGERAAERLIIDAERAAALVRACRYAEAVALAESTLRRCDPALVSVVSRCFETLATVVLDAVDTGAAARVLARHRDWDQAVQVWVRELRDAALAVSLQDFGSALEHLLECGRERERLGWTNPCLLPWRSWAALLYHRLQRTEPAVELISEEYRRAVAWGAPSGVGRALRVWGAVTEGDAGSELFRRAVEVLGGGGPACTLELAKAHLMLGRRLLGSDRLDAAAHLNEGDELAASCGVPRLRSVDEIAGDGPGTQAELTRAELRIAKLVAGGLGNQQIATELGVSSRAVEKHLTKVYRKLGVAGRAGLADLADSLDAG